A genomic segment from Bradyrhizobium sp. CB1015 encodes:
- the pqqA gene encoding pyrroloquinoline quinone precursor peptide PqqA encodes MAWKAPKIVEVPVGMEINMYACASRK; translated from the coding sequence ATGGCTTGGAAAGCTCCGAAGATCGTGGAAGTGCCGGTCGGCATGGAAATCAACATGTACGCCTGCGCTTCGCGCAAGTAA